The following are encoded in a window of Roseimaritima ulvae genomic DNA:
- a CDS encoding AAA family ATPase: MTQHSLHIVAGAAGVGKSSFGKELAAQSAAVLLDSDTVTEPVVRAGLLAAGLDPTDRDSPEYKRIFRDAVYECLFQTAADNLNHISVVIVGPFTRELGDARWPDQLRKRLGVEPTIWFLTCEDEERRRRIERRGNPRDQAKLLDWPQHVAEAPPAQPAFRVKQIDTGS, encoded by the coding sequence ATGACCCAACATTCACTGCACATCGTTGCCGGAGCCGCCGGCGTTGGTAAGAGCTCGTTTGGCAAAGAGTTGGCGGCTCAATCGGCCGCCGTTCTACTCGACAGTGACACGGTCACCGAACCGGTCGTGCGAGCGGGCTTGTTGGCCGCCGGGCTGGACCCCACCGACCGCGATAGTCCAGAGTACAAACGGATCTTTCGTGATGCGGTTTATGAGTGCCTGTTTCAAACCGCCGCTGACAATCTGAATCACATCAGCGTGGTGATCGTGGGTCCCTTCACGCGAGAGCTTGGCGACGCCCGCTGGCCGGATCAGCTGCGCAAGCGATTGGGCGTCGAGCCAACGATCTGGTTTCTGACCTGCGAAGACGAAGAGCGGCGGCGACGGATTGAACGACGCGGCAATCCCAGAGACCAGGCGAAACTACTCGACTGGCCGCAGCATGTCGCCGAAGCACCGCCCGCCCAACCAGCGTTTCGGGTCAAACAAATCGATACCGGCTCCTGA
- a CDS encoding outer membrane protein assembly factor BamB family protein — protein MIRYVCLSALWLVACVAAAESWPTYRHDNRRSGVTSDSLSLPLRQQWVRQSTQPPLPSWTGPAKWDAYSGNTGLQSMRNFDPCFYVTVAGGQVYFGSSVDDAVHSLDAQTGKERWTYFTGAPVRFPPTIESQRAYFGSDDGFAYCCDTKTGRLVWKSQAAPKPRYVPSNRKLISVWPVRTGVLVQDGTACFAGSLVPWEPSYFWRVDAESGQPSGDQQYQTEIAGVTLQGALLASSERVYVPQGRAAPLAIDWTTGKSLGAIGEAGGVFCILTEDEWLLAGPQNQKSRSDEIRVADASNRNRMASFSGTNRILVEGEYAWLPAAGKLKSLDRKVYVDAEVEIAAADKVLGDKNADASQKAAAKARREAAVEKRESAWRWEIECLNPLEFIKTTDALIVGFDGEVRIYDPDSGKLLWKTVVDGAAHGLTVADGQLFVSTGLGHIYAFGSSR, from the coding sequence ATGATTCGCTACGTTTGTCTATCCGCCTTGTGGCTCGTCGCCTGTGTAGCGGCCGCGGAATCGTGGCCGACTTATCGACACGACAATCGACGCAGCGGCGTGACCAGCGACAGCCTGTCGCTGCCCCTGCGGCAACAATGGGTTCGCCAATCCACCCAACCGCCGCTGCCGTCCTGGACCGGCCCCGCCAAGTGGGACGCCTATTCGGGGAACACCGGACTGCAGTCGATGCGTAATTTCGATCCCTGCTTTTACGTTACGGTGGCGGGCGGCCAAGTCTATTTTGGATCGTCCGTCGACGATGCCGTGCACTCGCTCGATGCCCAGACGGGAAAAGAGCGTTGGACGTACTTTACCGGCGCACCGGTTCGCTTTCCGCCGACGATTGAATCCCAGCGGGCGTACTTCGGTTCGGACGACGGGTTTGCCTATTGCTGCGACACGAAAACCGGCCGGTTGGTTTGGAAAAGTCAGGCGGCGCCGAAGCCGCGATATGTGCCCAGCAATCGCAAGCTGATTTCGGTCTGGCCGGTACGCACGGGCGTCCTGGTCCAAGACGGCACGGCGTGTTTCGCCGGCTCGTTGGTACCTTGGGAGCCGTCCTATTTTTGGCGAGTCGATGCGGAATCAGGACAACCCAGTGGAGATCAACAGTATCAAACGGAAATCGCCGGCGTCACCTTGCAAGGAGCGCTGTTGGCATCGTCCGAGCGGGTTTATGTTCCTCAAGGCCGTGCCGCGCCGCTGGCGATCGATTGGACCACGGGCAAATCGCTGGGAGCCATCGGCGAAGCCGGAGGCGTGTTCTGCATCCTGACCGAAGACGAGTGGTTGCTCGCAGGGCCGCAAAACCAGAAAAGCCGCAGCGATGAAATTCGCGTTGCTGATGCCAGCAACCGCAATCGCATGGCCTCGTTCAGCGGAACGAATCGGATTCTTGTGGAAGGCGAATACGCTTGGCTACCGGCAGCCGGGAAGCTGAAATCGCTGGACCGAAAAGTGTATGTGGACGCCGAAGTGGAAATTGCCGCGGCCGACAAAGTGCTGGGCGACAAGAACGCGGACGCGTCACAGAAAGCGGCTGCGAAAGCTCGCCGTGAGGCGGCCGTTGAAAAACGTGAATCGGCTTGGCGGTGGGAGATCGAGTGCCTCAATCCGCTGGAGTTTATTAAAACCACCGACGCCCTGATCGTCGGATTTGACGGGGAGGTGCGAATCTATGATCCTGATAGCGGCAAACTGCTGTGGAAGACTGTCGTTGACGGGGCCGCTCATGGACTGACGGTCGCGGATGGGCAGCTGTTTGTCAGCACCGGTCTTGGTCACATTTACGCCTTCGGATCATCGCGATGA
- a CDS encoding RecQ family ATP-dependent DNA helicase, with product MADNIARLRDRLDQAFGFQEFRPGQRKACSAAMNGRDTLILLPTGSGKSLCYQLPGLELDGVTVVVSPLISLAEDQANSLRELGIEAVILNSSRSAKQIKRFRNDLRSGKAEFVFTTPERLQKTDLCELLCEVGVDMLVIDEAHCVSQWGHDFRPDYLCLRHVRQRLADPPILAMTATASPRTIDEIVSALRLSSPVTVCRSPYRENLRLSVVPCDGEAQKVSTIRELLTDDREGFANEPAIVYCNTIKNTERLVDELSDLEVPVLMYHGRMNKRLRQQSQQAFMDGPPAVIVATNAFGLGIDKPDIRRVIHYSLPGSLEAYYQEVGRAGRDGKHAQCTMLFDPEDLSVLKMFAGGHMDSSKLATAHHCLLQASQHSEADDGTVSMTDLIKTSPFGRQTLKNCLHQLAARGLVAPAGRGRWRSIVDDIDHDVTDRIAADGRSRAEDRQIALQQMVQFAQKRACRWTAVLKHFDDDQADELSDCRCDVCEPVSDSIDTPVEEPLPT from the coding sequence ATGGCAGACAATATTGCTCGACTTCGCGACCGACTAGACCAGGCCTTTGGATTCCAAGAATTTCGCCCTGGCCAACGAAAGGCTTGTTCGGCTGCGATGAACGGGCGAGACACCTTGATCCTGTTGCCTACCGGGTCGGGAAAAAGTTTGTGCTACCAACTTCCCGGCTTGGAACTGGATGGAGTCACGGTGGTGGTCAGCCCGTTGATTTCGCTTGCCGAAGATCAAGCGAATAGCTTACGCGAACTTGGCATTGAAGCGGTCATCCTGAACAGTTCTCGCTCAGCAAAACAGATCAAACGGTTCCGCAATGACCTGCGAAGCGGGAAAGCGGAATTTGTATTTACGACGCCCGAGCGGTTGCAGAAGACGGACTTGTGCGAGCTGCTGTGCGAAGTGGGCGTGGACATGCTGGTGATTGACGAAGCCCATTGTGTCAGCCAATGGGGCCACGACTTTCGTCCAGACTATCTTTGTCTGCGGCATGTGCGTCAACGACTGGCAGATCCTCCCATTTTGGCGATGACAGCGACGGCGTCGCCTCGAACCATCGACGAGATCGTTTCAGCGCTGCGGTTGAGTTCACCGGTGACGGTTTGCCGTAGCCCTTATCGTGAGAATCTTCGACTGTCCGTTGTTCCCTGCGACGGGGAGGCGCAGAAGGTGAGCACCATCCGCGAGTTGCTGACCGACGACCGCGAGGGCTTCGCGAACGAGCCAGCGATCGTGTATTGCAACACCATCAAAAACACGGAACGGCTGGTCGATGAACTATCGGACCTGGAGGTTCCGGTTTTGATGTACCACGGTCGGATGAATAAACGGTTGCGACAACAATCGCAGCAAGCGTTTATGGACGGACCTCCTGCAGTTATCGTCGCCACAAACGCGTTTGGCCTGGGGATCGACAAGCCGGACATCCGCCGTGTGATTCACTACAGCTTGCCTGGATCCTTGGAAGCCTACTACCAAGAGGTCGGCCGCGCCGGACGGGATGGAAAGCACGCCCAGTGCACCATGCTGTTCGACCCGGAGGATCTGTCTGTGCTGAAGATGTTCGCTGGAGGCCATATGGATTCTTCCAAACTGGCGACGGCCCATCATTGCCTTCTGCAGGCTAGCCAGCACTCAGAGGCTGACGACGGAACCGTTTCGATGACCGACCTGATCAAAACCAGCCCTTTCGGTCGGCAGACACTTAAAAATTGTTTGCACCAACTTGCGGCCCGAGGTTTGGTCGCCCCCGCTGGTCGAGGGCGGTGGCGGTCGATCGTGGACGACATCGACCACGACGTAACGGATCGCATCGCCGCGGACGGTCGGTCACGCGCGGAAGATCGCCAGATTGCGCTGCAACAGATGGTTCAATTCGCCCAGAAGCGGGCGTGTCGTTGGACGGCGGTGCTAAAACATTTTGATGACGATCAAGCTGACGAACTTTCCGACTGCCGCTGCGATGTCTGCGAACCGGTGAGCGATTCGATTGACACCCCAGTAGAAGAACCGTTACCGACTTAG